One segment of Castanea sativa cultivar Marrone di Chiusa Pesio chromosome 3, ASM4071231v1 DNA contains the following:
- the LOC142628949 gene encoding uncharacterized protein LOC142628949 produces the protein MEQAILNGLQNLQLTKEEEEGIQISASSRAKCLEECHLSLFGKLLSDRQQNQRAIKSTLRSVWKMGSDLRTVEVGNDIIQFKFNSKYQMEWVEKNGPRNFDNNLLLLCRWRKGLTAANIVFSHSPFWVQVWGVPFELMIEDTGRDIGIG, from the coding sequence ATGGAACAAGCCATTTTGAATGGACTGCAAAACTTGCAACTTAccaaagaagaggaagagggtATTCAAATCTCAGCTTCTAGCAGAGCTAAGTGTTTGGAAGAGTGTCATCTAAGCTTGTTCGGAAAACTTCTATCTGATCGTCAGCAAAACCAACGTGCGATAAAGAGCACTCTACGATCGGTGTGGAAGATGGGATCAGATCTGAGGACCGTGGAAGTTGGGAATGACATTATCCAATTCAAGTTCAATTCTAAATACCAAATGGAATGGGTTGAGAAGAATGGCCCCCGGAATTTTGATAACAATCTTCTATTGTTATGCAGGTGGAGAAAGGGATTAACAGCCGCGAATATTGTCTTCTCTCACTCACCATTTTGGGTTCAAGTCTGGGGAGTCCCATTTGAGCTTATGATAGAAGACACGGGTAGAGATATTGGAATAGGATAG